AGCGCGCGCACCTTGGCCTCGGTGGAGGCCAGCAGGGCCATCACGTCGTTGTCCAGCAGCGCGCGGCGCTCTTCCTGCAGCGCCTGCTCCAGTGCGCCCAACGGGCCGTGTTCCAGCGTGGCGGTGCTCATGGTCAGCCCCCCAGCTCGCGGTCCAGGTCCAGCATGCGCGAGGCGATGGCCTGCGCGTCGATCGTGTAGCGGCCCTGGGCGATGGCGTTCTTGAGCGCGTTGACGCGGCCCATGTCGATGTTCGCCGGTGCCGATCCCAGTTCACGTGCCATGGTCTTGAGTCCTTCCGCGTCGCCGGTCAGGCTGAGACGGTCGGGCTCGGCCGCGGCGGAAATGGGTTCGTTGCGCGCGCCACCGACCCGCGTGGCCGCCAGGGTGGCGGCGACGGTGGCGGCCTGTGCGGCCGGCGGCAATCCGTCGATCTTGTAGCTCATGGGGCACTCCTGAAGTGCTTCAGTCGAACCCGGTAACGGCGCCCCCGGGGGGAACTTGAGACCTGGGTGACAATTTTTGTCATGTGCCCGTTCAGCTTCACTGGACCACATCCACTTCGCCGGGGACCAGCGAGACGCGGCCGCGCACCACCTTGTTGGAGGCGCTGTTCTGCACGGCCACGCGCTGGCCGGCCTGGGCGTTGCCCAGGGCCACGCCGGGCATGCGGATCTCGGCCCCGCCCACCCGCGAGACCAGCACCACCGGGTCGCCGCGGCGCAGCGGCTGGCCCTGCTGCAGGTCGCCGGCGGTGACGATGTCGCCGGCCGACAGCGCGCGGGCGGCGATGGCGCCGGCCAGCTGCTCGGGGCTGGCGAAGGTCGCGCCTTCGGTGGTGCCCAGGTCGCGGCGCTGGACGACCAGGTTGGCGTTGGCCACCGGATCGCCCGGACGCACCGGGCCGCCGGCCACGACCACGTCGGCCTCGCGGCGCACGGTCACCGGGACGAAGAGCTTCCAGCCCGGCGCGTCGTCGCAGCGGACCTGGGCCATGCGCGTGCCCTGGGCCACGGCCTGCAGCGGCCGGGTGCAGGCCACCAGCCGCAGCGCGTTGTCCAGGCGCGCCTCGCCCTGCGCCTGCGGGCCGCCGACCGCCTGCAGCGCCGCGGCGCGCACGGCGTCGAGCGACTGCAGATCGGCGGCACGGCCGGTGCCGGGCGCCAGCGCGGCCAGGGACAGGACGACGGAAGCGAGGCATCGGTTCATGCCCGGGCGGGTGCAAGTCCTGTGCCGGGGGGTGCCATGCCCTTTCAGTCCTCGGGATCGCCCCCTCCCTTTCGCGAAGCGAAGGGGAGCTCGAAGTCGCGGCCAGCGACTGAGGGGGAGGGGTGCTTTTGATTTTTCTGGATGGGCGAGAGGTGGCAACGGCAACGGCAACAACAACAACAAATTCAAAAGCCAACCCCACCAGCGATAGTGCGCGAAGGCCTTGTTGGCTTCTCACCAGCCCTCCCCTGCTTCGCAAGGGAGGGGGCCAGGCAGCATCGCCAGGGAGGGAGAGCAGCGCCGCATCGCGAGGCGCGCGCGAGGGGGCTGAGCGGCGCGAACTGCGCAGTGCGTCGCAGGTGCCGGATTTTTGGCAAGGCGGTCGCGAGCACGGCGCCCGATCCAGCGCTCGCCGACGTGCGACCGTGCCGAGCGCGCTGTCGCCCCAAACCCCAGTTAGTGCTCGCGCGCGTAAGTGGGCAAGCACCCGCGTGCAG
The window above is part of the Pseudoxanthomonas sp. X-1 genome. Proteins encoded here:
- the flgM gene encoding flagellar biosynthesis anti-sigma factor FlgM; its protein translation is MSYKIDGLPPAAQAATVAATLAATRVGGARNEPISAAAEPDRLSLTGDAEGLKTMARELGSAPANIDMGRVNALKNAIAQGRYTIDAQAIASRMLDLDRELGG
- the flgA gene encoding flagellar basal body P-ring formation chaperone FlgA, which encodes MNRCLASVVLSLAALAPGTGRAADLQSLDAVRAAALQAVGGPQAQGEARLDNALRLVACTRPLQAVAQGTRMAQVRCDDAPGWKLFVPVTVRREADVVVAGGPVRPGDPVANANLVVQRRDLGTTEGATFASPEQLAGAIAARALSAGDIVTAGDLQQGQPLRRGDPVVLVSRVGGAEIRMPGVALGNAQAGQRVAVQNSASNKVVRGRVSLVPGEVDVVQ